A stretch of DNA from bacterium:
TCAAGAGGAGGATAATGGAAAATTTAAACAACATAGCGAGGTTCCTCTTTTTACTATGCTCATTCTTGATACCGTAGCCAATCTTTCGAGGAATAGTTCCAATCAATATTGGTGGGACTATTTTGATTTGGACCGTACAACAGGAAAATTATTATGAGAAATTCAAGAGAAGCCTGAGAGTTTTCATTCTACTGGGTCTCCTATCGGTCGTGAGTGTTTGGTATGTATACTCATACCCCAATGAACCTAAGTTAAGGTTCTATATGATTAGCATCCAGTGTGGGGATAATACCTAGAACTCCCTTTAGCCAGAGGAGTGGATCGAATGACACCAGCCGAACTCAAGGCCAAGCTCAGCGAAATGATGGCACTTCCTGAAGAGACAGAGTGGATCGAGTTCAAGGAAGCCAAGAACGACTACAATTTCGAGGACCTGGGCAAGTACTTTTCAGCCTTGAGCAACGAGGCCAATCTGAAAGGGAAACCTGCAGGCTGGCTGGTCTTTGGGGTAACGGACAAACCACCACGGCAAATCTGCGGAACTAACTACCGGCGACAACAACCGGGTTTAGAAAGGCTCAAAACAAAAATCGCTCAGAATACCAACCATCAAACCACATTTAGAGAAATTCATGAGTTAAATGACGCAGAAGGGCGAGTGGTCTTATTTGAAATACCCCCGGCCCCACGAGGGATCCCAACAGAGTGGAAAGGGATCGCTTACGGGCGCATTCACGAATCCTTAAGCCCACTGAGCCTTCAAGAGATCGAGCAGATTCGCAAACAGGGCACGCCAGAGGACTGGTCAGCCCAAATCTGCGAAGGTGCGACAATCCGCGACCTAGACCCCCTAGCCATAGCCTTTGCCAAGCAGGAGTATAAGGAAAAGAATATGAGTAATCCCATATTGGCTACCGAGGTAGATCGATGGGATGATATCACTTTCCTGAACAAGGCTAAAGTTACTATCGAGGGGAAGATTACCCGGACGGCCATTATCTTGCTAGGTAAGAACGAGTCCGAGCATTTTTTGTCCCCGGCTGTTGCCAGGATCACCTGGGTGCTCAAAGATGCGAACGGCGTGGAGAAAGATTATCAGCACTTTGGGCCACCGCTAATCCTGGCCGTAGATCAGGTGTTCGCCAAAATTAGGAATCTGACATATCGATACATGCGCAATGAGACTCTCTTTCCCTCCGAGATAAAGCAATATGAATCGTGGGTCATCCGCGAGGCATTACATAACGCTATTGCGCATCAGGACTATGCACAGGGAGGGCGCATCAACGTTGTAGAGGAATCAGAGTCGTTGCTCTTCACAAATTTGGGTGAATTTATTCCAGGGAGCGTAGAGGAAGTTATCCTTCGGGATGCACCCCCAGAGCACTACCGGAATGAGCTTCTGGCCACGGCAATGGTCAACCTGAATATGATTGATACCATTGGCAGTGGCATCAAACGGATGTTCACAATACAGCGGCAACGGAGCTTCCCCATGCCAGACTACGACCTGAGCGAGCGTGGGCGGGTAAAGGTGAAGATCATCGGCAAGGTAGTCGATGAAAAGTATACCCGGGTGCTGATGAAGAGGATGGATCTTGACCTTATGGACGTGATTGCCCTAGACAAGGTGCAAAAAGGAAAGCCTCTTACAGAAGATGAGTTCAGGTCGCTAAAAACAAAACGTCTGATCGAGGGGCGACGCCCGAACCTATTTGTATCGGCGGATATCGCTGCAGTCACAGAAACCAAAGCAGATTATATCAAGAAAAGGGCCTTCGATAAGGAGTACCATAAGAAAATGGTCTTAAAATACTTAAACAAGTTTGGTGAGGCGTCCAGGAAAGACATTGATTGCCTGCTTATGGAT
This window harbors:
- a CDS encoding transcriptional regulator, producing MTPAELKAKLSEMMALPEETEWIEFKEAKNDYNFEDLGKYFSALSNEANLKGKPAGWLVFGVTDKPPRQICGTNYRRQQPGLERLKTKIAQNTNHQTTFREIHELNDAEGRVVLFEIPPAPRGIPTEWKGIAYGRIHESLSPLSLQEIEQIRKQGTPEDWSAQICEGATIRDLDPLAIAFAKQEYKEKNMSNPILATEVDRWDDITFLNKAKVTIEGKITRTAIILLGKNESEHFLSPAVARITWVLKDANGVEKDYQHFGPPLILAVDQVFAKIRNLTYRYMRNETLFPSEIKQYESWVIREALHNAIAHQDYAQGGRINVVEESESLLFTNLGEFIPGSVEEVILRDAPPEHYRNELLATAMVNLNMIDTIGSGIKRMFTIQRQRSFPMPDYDLSERGRVKVKIIGKVVDEKYTRVLMKRMDLDLMDVIALDKVQKGKPLTEDEFRSLKTKRLIEGRRPNLFVSADIAAVTETKADYIKKRAFDKEYHKKMVLKYLNKFGEASRKDIDCLLMDKISDALNDDQKKTWITNLLQEMRRDGSIKPVGTTRHAKWVISK